The Vibrio sp. 10N DNA window TGCGGCTTTTTGAGCGGCAGGGCGCTGTTGAAGTTTCGCAAGATAAGCCTGCAATGCAGAATAGTTACCAAGAAGCTCTAGCTGAGCAGCCACCTCAACAATCCAAGACAGTAGAATATCGGCCGCGGTAAATTGCTCGCCAACCAACCATGTGTTGGCTGTTAGGTGATCGTTGAGGTAACCCAAGATCAGCGCCAATTCTTGTTTGCTGTAACCATCAAGAAAGCGTGTTTCACTGCCGTCAACCTTTAGGAAGTAGTGAAGTAGAAGCGGCAACGCAGCCGAGCTTTCCGCGAAGTGCAGCCACTGTAAGTAAAGCGGATACTCCGCTGAATCTTGCGCAGGGGCAAGAGAGGCCGTTGGAAAAAGCTGCGCCAAATATTCGGTGATCGCGCCGGACTCCGCCAATACTTGGCCATTCTCTTCAATTACAGGTGACTTACCAAGCGGGTGAACCGCTTTAAGTTCGGGAGGCGCCAAGTTGGTCACTGAGTCACGTTGATACGCTTTGACTTGATAAGGAACGTTAAGCTCTTCTAGTAGCCAGATGATGCGCTTGGAGCGTGATTTGTTGAGGTGATGTAGGGTAATCATGAGTCGCCAACCTTTTGTATTGTGAGTTTTTGCTTCCGTTTGTTTACGTAGCACAGTAACAAGCTGTAATTTAAATTGCAATAAATTTAATTGTGCGCAATTTAAATTGAAGGGGATAATAGCTGTGTGCATCCGCTTTTTGAGGTGAACATCCATGACAATGATTGGGGAATCCGCTAACTATAGTGTCTTCAATCGGAAAACTTATCCAAGTTAGGGGCGAATCAGATGGGTAAAAAGAAACTATCAATCCTAGTTGTATGCATGGGCAACATTTGCCGCTCTCCTACCGGTGAAGCCGTACTTCGTGCACGTGCTGAGCAAAGCGGCGTCTCGGTGACGATAGACTCGGCGGGTACGATTGGTTATCACCAAGGAAATACGCCAGACCCAAGGTCTAGAAAAGCAGGGGAGGCG harbors:
- a CDS encoding glutathione S-transferase family protein, translating into MITLHHLNKSRSKRIIWLLEELNVPYQVKAYQRDSVTNLAPPELKAVHPLGKSPVIEENGQVLAESGAITEYLAQLFPTASLAPAQDSAEYPLYLQWLHFAESSAALPLLLHYFLKVDGSETRFLDGYSKQELALILGYLNDHLTANTWLVGEQFTAADILLSWIVEVAAQLELLGNYSALQAYLAKLQQRPAAQKAAELEAQYDKSSA